One Echinicola strongylocentroti DNA window includes the following coding sequences:
- a CDS encoding M23 family metallopeptidase has product MSRIKYYYDPKTCKYERYTKSKWDILLGVLGFLSLSSIFAVGILMAFSYYFDSPKELMLKRENDELKLYYEMMEKEVSDLNEMMTDLKDRDDNLYRVIFESEPIPSSIRDAGYGGADRFRELKEKGLRQEDLIMDVMSRVGKLKKQMYIQSLSYDELADKALNKEEYWASIPAIQPIHNEDLKRLASGYGMRIHPILKVRKMHTGIDFSAPKGTPIYATGDGVVEEVKTEFGGYGKSVTIDHGFGFETRYGHMNEFNVRKGQKVKRGDQIGTVGNTGSSTAPHVHYEVIKDDRTINPVHYFFKDLEPTEFDKILELASKENQSLS; this is encoded by the coding sequence ATGAGTAGAATAAAATATTACTACGATCCTAAAACCTGCAAATACGAGCGATACACTAAGAGCAAATGGGACATTTTATTGGGAGTCCTTGGATTCCTTTCCCTATCTTCGATTTTTGCAGTAGGGATCCTTATGGCCTTCAGCTATTACTTTGACAGCCCAAAGGAGCTCATGCTGAAAAGGGAAAATGATGAGCTCAAGCTATATTATGAAATGATGGAAAAAGAGGTCTCAGACCTCAATGAGATGATGACCGACCTCAAAGACCGGGATGACAATCTCTATCGCGTCATTTTTGAATCTGAACCCATCCCCTCTTCCATCCGAGATGCAGGCTATGGAGGAGCAGACCGTTTCAGGGAGTTGAAAGAAAAAGGACTCCGTCAAGAAGACCTTATCATGGATGTGATGAGCAGGGTGGGTAAGCTCAAAAAGCAAATGTACATCCAGTCACTTTCCTATGACGAACTAGCAGACAAAGCACTTAATAAAGAAGAATACTGGGCCTCTATCCCGGCCATTCAGCCCATTCACAACGAGGACCTCAAGAGACTTGCTTCAGGTTATGGCATGCGTATACACCCTATCTTGAAAGTACGTAAAATGCACACAGGAATTGATTTTTCTGCTCCCAAAGGTACTCCTATTTATGCCACGGGAGATGGGGTAGTCGAAGAGGTCAAAACAGAATTTGGCGGTTACGGTAAATCAGTAACCATAGACCACGGATTTGGTTTTGAGACCCGGTATGGACACATGAATGAATTCAACGTACGCAAGGGCCAAAAGGTAAAACGAGGTGACCAAATCGGGACGGTAGGCAATACAGGGTCTTCCACAGCCCCGCATGTACACTACGAAGTCATCAAGGACGACCGTACAATAAACCCCGTCCACTATTTCTTCAAAGACCTCGAACCTACTGAGTTTGATAAAATACTCGAACTTGCTTCCAAGGAAAATCAATCACTTTCTTAA
- a CDS encoding sensor histidine kinase produces MKERALQFKQTEWWMVSGVFFLIILTNILGGKISIGYIGGGEFDQMAQYFSTIFIPAILFTAFYFMHMKVAPIYITDRKTWKLILLSLLIFILSWLATGAFYIGADWGQDMFIPFYFAAVALYMGYMFVVSFLKKATLAQTTPNYLGYNISRLVVLYVFLLTFLFKFHRFFHELILIIYAIVVPSLIAIFIYNYFLVYRKKQTGQNKASKIYYWLLIVLMGAIFFTITAASGDEEILLVGLVAIALLVLVINPISNALFNKYQGYIEKMDELNVQLVEKTTDLKQLRNQINPHFLFNALNTIYGISLQETAEKTAESIQKLGDMMRFMLHENTQEAIPLDREIDYLINYVDLQQLRIEAQENITIEFSRKDEHCKGNIAPMLLIPFIENAFKHGISLQKKSWVRINLRCLEGSLHLDIHNSIHRKNEDDPERVHSGIGLPNVKQRLQLLYPSRHELVIRENDREYFVHLSIQLNKS; encoded by the coding sequence ATGAAAGAAAGAGCGTTACAATTTAAACAAACAGAATGGTGGATGGTATCAGGGGTATTCTTCCTGATCATCCTGACCAATATCTTGGGTGGCAAAATCAGTATTGGCTACATCGGAGGGGGAGAATTCGATCAAATGGCACAGTACTTTTCGACCATTTTCATTCCCGCCATTCTTTTCACGGCATTTTATTTTATGCACATGAAGGTGGCACCTATTTATATAACTGATCGCAAGACATGGAAACTCATTCTATTAAGCCTGTTAATTTTCATCCTTTCATGGCTGGCTACAGGTGCTTTTTATATTGGAGCTGACTGGGGCCAAGACATGTTCATACCCTTTTATTTTGCTGCAGTGGCACTCTATATGGGGTATATGTTTGTGGTATCTTTTCTAAAAAAGGCCACTCTCGCACAGACGACACCCAATTATCTTGGATACAATATTTCCAGATTAGTGGTACTGTATGTGTTTCTATTGACATTTTTGTTCAAATTCCACCGTTTTTTCCATGAATTGATCCTGATCATTTATGCCATTGTGGTTCCTTCACTTATTGCCATATTCATTTACAATTACTTTTTGGTCTATCGCAAAAAGCAAACAGGGCAAAACAAAGCATCAAAAATCTATTATTGGCTGCTGATTGTATTGATGGGCGCGATATTTTTCACGATCACGGCGGCATCTGGGGATGAAGAAATCCTCTTGGTCGGATTGGTGGCCATAGCACTATTGGTCTTGGTGATCAATCCCATCTCCAATGCATTGTTTAACAAATACCAAGGATACATCGAAAAAATGGACGAGCTCAATGTCCAACTGGTGGAAAAAACCACCGACCTCAAACAGCTCCGTAACCAAATCAATCCGCATTTCCTCTTCAATGCACTCAACACCATTTATGGGATTTCGCTACAGGAAACGGCAGAAAAAACGGCAGAAAGCATCCAAAAGCTGGGCGATATGATGCGGTTCATGCTGCATGAAAACACCCAAGAAGCCATCCCTCTGGACAGGGAAATCGATTACCTGATCAACTATGTGGACCTTCAACAGCTACGGATCGAAGCCCAGGAAAACATCACCATCGAATTCAGCCGAAAGGATGAGCACTGCAAGGGAAACATTGCACCAATGCTATTGATCCCTTTTATTGAAAATGCGTTCAAACATGGCATAAGCCTTCAGAAAAAATCCTGGGTGCGGATCAACCTCAGGTGCCTGGAAGGCTCGCTTCACCTGGATATCCATAACAGCATCCATAGAAAAAATGAAGACGATCCAGAAAGGGTCCATTCGGGCATCGGTCTTCCCAATGTCAAACAGCGGCTCCAACTGCTCTACCCTAGCCGACATGAGCTGGTGATCCGGGAAAACGATAGGGAATATTTTGTACATTTATCCATACAACTGAACAAATCCTGA
- the map gene encoding type I methionyl aminopeptidase: MSITQEAELRGMEQVSEAVGKTLNLMRQYVQPGMTTKELDEYGGAILKEFGAKSAPYETYGFPGYTCISVNKEAAHGIPSTTKVLQEGDLINIDVSAELAGFWSDNGGSFVLGKDIHHHQPLVDASREILEKAISTIKGGVKIADIGFLIESEAKKRGYKVIKNLAGHGVGKSLHEKPDDILNYRVKSNKERFRKNTTVAVETFIATKSTYADTLSDGWTLVGDKGGFVTQHEHTILITDGFPEILTRSNGIWE, encoded by the coding sequence ATGTCGATCACACAAGAAGCCGAATTACGAGGAATGGAGCAAGTCAGTGAAGCCGTAGGAAAAACGCTCAACCTAATGCGCCAATACGTCCAACCCGGTATGACTACAAAAGAACTCGACGAATATGGCGGTGCTATCTTAAAGGAGTTCGGTGCCAAGTCAGCCCCTTATGAAACGTACGGTTTCCCCGGGTACACCTGCATAAGCGTAAATAAGGAAGCTGCCCATGGGATTCCCTCTACGACTAAAGTACTACAAGAAGGAGACTTGATCAATATAGATGTATCAGCCGAATTGGCCGGTTTTTGGTCGGATAATGGGGGGTCTTTTGTTCTTGGCAAAGACATTCACCACCACCAACCCCTAGTCGATGCCTCAAGAGAGATTTTAGAAAAAGCTATTTCAACTATTAAAGGCGGTGTCAAAATTGCCGATATCGGCTTTTTGATAGAAAGTGAAGCGAAAAAGAGAGGGTATAAGGTGATCAAAAACCTTGCGGGACATGGGGTAGGTAAAAGCCTTCATGAAAAACCAGATGACATCTTAAACTACAGGGTAAAAAGCAACAAGGAACGATTTAGAAAAAATACTACTGTGGCCGTGGAAACCTTCATTGCCACTAAATCCACCTACGCCGACACCCTTAGTGATGGCTGGACGCTGGTGGGAGACAAAGGCGGGTTCGTGACCCAGCATGAACATACAATTTT
- a CDS encoding LytR/AlgR family response regulator transcription factor, with translation MLKAIAIDDEPMALEVIKSHTSKVPFVDLKSSFTNAFKALDYLQENPVDLIFLDIKMPDISGMEFAELPQHNPMIIFTTAYSEHAVKSFELDAIDYLLKPFSLARFIKACTKANELWMLKNQQPTETTSIFLKTGYEQVKVKLEDILFLEASGNYVTFQTHENKILTRMTFSEAEKLLPSYFCRIHRSFIANKSKIDKIERHQVTVGKHTVPIGSSYADNLQVDTIK, from the coding sequence ATGCTCAAAGCAATCGCTATCGATGACGAACCCATGGCCTTGGAAGTCATCAAAAGCCATACTTCCAAAGTTCCCTTTGTGGATTTAAAGAGCTCCTTTACCAATGCCTTCAAAGCACTGGACTACTTGCAGGAAAACCCTGTGGACTTGATCTTTTTGGATATCAAAATGCCCGATATTTCCGGGATGGAGTTTGCAGAGCTTCCTCAGCATAACCCCATGATCATATTCACCACCGCCTACTCAGAACATGCCGTTAAGAGCTTCGAGCTGGACGCAATCGATTACCTGCTCAAGCCCTTTTCCCTTGCCCGCTTCATCAAGGCCTGTACTAAGGCCAATGAACTATGGATGCTAAAAAACCAACAACCCACCGAAACCACCTCCATTTTCCTCAAAACGGGCTATGAACAGGTCAAGGTCAAGCTGGAAGACATTCTTTTTCTTGAAGCATCGGGAAACTATGTCACCTTCCAAACACACGAAAATAAGATTTTGACAAGAATGACCTTTTCAGAAGCCGAAAAATTGCTACCAAGTTACTTTTGCCGCATTCATCGATCGTTCATTGCCAACAAGTCAAAAATCGATAAAATAGAACGACATCAGGTCACCGTTGGCAAACATACTGTCCCTATCGGCAGCAGCTATGCAGATAACCTTCAAGTAGATACCATCAAGTAG
- a CDS encoding SulP family inorganic anion transporter: protein MTQMFFNLFRPKQSTLKDEVLSGLTVALALVPEAVAFALIAQVSPLIGLYSAFIISLITSILGGRPGMISGATGAIAVVIVALVQSHGVEYLFAAVVLMGLIQVLVGVLKLGKLIRLVPHPVIYGFVNGLAVIIFTSQFEQFKIETSPGVKEWITGPPLWIMLTLVVLTMVIIKFLPKLTKMIPSALAAILVISGIVIFGNVDTKTVGDMASISGGLPEFHLPMVPLNWDTLMVILPYSAIMAGVGLIESLLTLTLVDEITETRGNGNKECIAQGIANTTTGFFGGMGGCAMLGQSLINVNAGGRNRISGIVASLGLLTFILFLSTYIEMVPMAALVGLMFMVAIGTFEWASLKIFKKVPTSDVILMVIVTLITVFLHNLALAVLVGVIIAALVFAWENSKMIRARKRVDENGVKHYEIYGPLFFASAQAFGEKFDPTNDPEEIIIDFAESRIVDHSGIDAVHKVTERYDKMGKTVYIRHLSTSSKNLLEKAEKIININYADNDPSYKIVMD from the coding sequence ATGACGCAAATGTTCTTTAACCTATTTCGTCCTAAGCAATCGACCTTAAAGGATGAAGTACTATCAGGTCTCACTGTAGCCCTGGCTTTGGTGCCAGAAGCAGTAGCCTTTGCCCTAATAGCACAGGTATCGCCATTAATAGGTCTCTATTCGGCATTCATTATTTCATTGATCACATCCATTCTAGGAGGACGACCTGGCATGATTTCGGGAGCCACCGGAGCTATTGCTGTTGTCATTGTAGCTTTGGTCCAATCCCATGGTGTAGAATATCTATTTGCTGCAGTTGTTCTAATGGGGCTAATACAGGTATTAGTGGGTGTTTTGAAACTTGGAAAACTCATTAGGTTAGTTCCTCATCCTGTGATATACGGTTTTGTCAATGGTCTTGCTGTGATCATTTTCACGTCGCAATTTGAACAGTTTAAGATAGAAACGAGCCCTGGGGTAAAAGAGTGGATTACAGGCCCTCCCCTTTGGATCATGTTGACCTTAGTGGTATTGACCATGGTCATCATCAAGTTTCTCCCGAAGCTCACCAAAATGATCCCTTCTGCCTTGGCTGCGATTCTGGTCATCTCCGGTATCGTGATTTTTGGAAATGTGGACACCAAAACAGTCGGAGACATGGCATCCATTTCAGGAGGGCTACCAGAATTTCACCTGCCAATGGTTCCCTTGAACTGGGACACCTTGATGGTTATCCTTCCTTATTCCGCAATTATGGCGGGCGTGGGACTGATCGAAAGTCTTCTGACCCTTACGCTGGTGGATGAAATCACCGAAACACGAGGAAATGGCAACAAAGAATGCATCGCACAGGGAATCGCAAATACCACAACCGGATTCTTTGGTGGCATGGGCGGATGTGCCATGCTTGGACAAAGTCTAATCAACGTCAACGCAGGAGGTAGGAACAGAATCTCTGGAATAGTGGCATCACTTGGTTTGTTGACCTTTATTCTCTTCTTATCAACCTACATTGAAATGGTCCCCATGGCTGCATTGGTAGGGCTGATGTTCATGGTAGCCATAGGTACATTTGAATGGGCCTCCCTAAAAATCTTCAAAAAAGTCCCTACCTCTGATGTCATCCTAATGGTCATCGTAACACTGATCACCGTATTCCTCCACAACCTGGCCTTGGCCGTATTGGTAGGGGTGATTATCGCCGCATTGGTGTTTGCGTGGGAAAATTCCAAAATGATCCGTGCCAGAAAACGTGTTGACGAAAACGGCGTAAAGCACTATGAAATCTATGGCCCTTTGTTCTTTGCTTCTGCTCAGGCTTTTGGCGAAAAATTCGACCCAACCAATGACCCCGAGGAGATCATCATTGATTTTGCAGAAAGTAGGATTGTGGATCACTCAGGGATAGATGCGGTGCACAAGGTGACCGAAAGATACGACAAGATGGGTAAAACAGTCTATATCCGCCACCTGAGCACCAGCTCAAAAAACTTATTGGAAAAGGCTGAAAAAATTATCAATATCAACTATGCCGATAATGACCCAAGCTATAAAATCGTAATGGATTAA
- a CDS encoding YwbE family protein, whose product MPDGRNRKDIKIGDLVEVVQKHHQRTGELTEGLVKRILTKSPQHPHGIKVQLDTGEVGRVKNIIEEE is encoded by the coding sequence ATGCCTGACGGAAGAAATAGAAAAGACATAAAAATAGGAGACTTGGTGGAAGTAGTCCAAAAACATCACCAACGCACCGGAGAGTTGACGGAAGGGTTGGTGAAGCGGATTTTGACCAAATCACCACAACATCCCCATGGAATAAAAGTGCAACTTGACACAGGCGAAGTGGGAAGAGTTAAAAACATCATTGAGGAGGAATAA
- the gatB gene encoding Asp-tRNA(Asn)/Glu-tRNA(Gln) amidotransferase subunit GatB — protein sequence MPSQEIKDKYELVVGLEVHVQLLTKSKMYASDSTEYGNLPNTNISVITLGHPGTLPKVNKRAVEFAMKLGLACKSDITRNNIFARKNYFYPDLPKGYQLTQDKNPVCVGGVVPVTLGKSGVTREIELTRIHMEEDAGKSMHLAGEVDTLVDYNRAGVPLLEIVTEPCIRASEEAYQFISEIRKLVRYLDICDGNMEEGSMRCDANISIRLKGETELGKKVEVKNMNSFRNVARAIEHEFDRQIDMMEKGETIISETRTFDATTGLTAGMRTKEDLNDYRYFPEPDLSPVVIAEDWLESIKASMPSLPRELHERFVSAFGLPEYDANVLTDSKEIALYFEELCGETTNYKAASNWMMGPVKSYLNELTLHIENFPVRPKQLASLIALIDEGKVNFSVASQKIYPEMIKDPSRTPLDIAQKLNLIQESDEGSLKPIVESVLAENEAKVAEYRSGKKGLLGMFMGQVMKKSKGKADPKVANKILTELLEN from the coding sequence ATGCCTTCACAGGAGATAAAAGATAAATACGAGTTGGTAGTAGGACTGGAAGTCCACGTTCAGCTATTGACAAAAAGTAAGATGTATGCTTCTGATTCTACGGAATACGGAAACTTACCAAACACCAATATATCGGTCATTACACTGGGACATCCCGGGACACTACCCAAGGTGAACAAGCGGGCAGTGGAATTTGCCATGAAGCTTGGTTTGGCCTGTAAAAGTGATATTACGCGGAACAATATTTTTGCCCGTAAAAACTACTTCTATCCAGATCTTCCAAAAGGATACCAGCTTACACAAGACAAAAACCCTGTGTGTGTGGGAGGAGTAGTGCCGGTGACATTGGGCAAGTCCGGAGTCACCCGCGAAATCGAGCTTACACGTATCCACATGGAAGAAGACGCGGGTAAGTCCATGCACCTTGCTGGTGAGGTGGACACTTTGGTGGATTATAACCGTGCAGGGGTGCCGTTGCTGGAGATCGTGACGGAGCCGTGTATCCGGGCATCAGAGGAAGCTTACCAATTTATATCCGAAATCCGCAAGCTGGTACGGTACTTGGATATTTGTGATGGTAATATGGAAGAAGGATCCATGCGATGTGATGCCAATATCTCTATCCGCTTGAAGGGTGAGACCGAATTGGGCAAGAAAGTAGAGGTGAAAAACATGAACTCCTTCCGAAATGTCGCCAGGGCCATCGAGCATGAGTTTGACCGTCAGATCGATATGATGGAAAAAGGGGAAACCATCATCAGTGAAACCAGGACCTTTGACGCCACCACTGGACTTACAGCAGGTATGCGTACCAAGGAGGACCTTAATGATTACCGGTATTTCCCAGAGCCCGACCTCAGCCCAGTGGTGATTGCAGAAGATTGGCTGGAGAGCATCAAGGCGTCTATGCCTTCATTGCCCCGTGAACTGCATGAGCGGTTTGTGAGTGCTTTTGGTCTTCCTGAATATGATGCCAATGTATTGACGGACAGTAAGGAAATAGCCTTGTATTTTGAAGAGCTTTGTGGTGAAACCACCAATTATAAAGCCGCATCCAACTGGATGATGGGGCCAGTAAAGTCCTATTTGAATGAACTTACCCTTCATATTGAAAATTTTCCTGTGCGACCAAAACAATTGGCCAGCTTGATAGCGTTAATTGATGAGGGGAAGGTGAACTTCTCTGTGGCTTCCCAGAAAATATATCCGGAAATGATCAAGGATCCTTCACGGACACCGCTGGATATAGCACAGAAGCTCAACTTGATCCAAGAAAGTGATGAGGGTTCTTTAAAGCCAATCGTAGAAAGTGTATTGGCTGAAAACGAAGCAAAAGTGGCCGAATATAGATCAGGGAAAAAAGGCCTTCTCGGGATGTTTATGGGGCAGGTAATGAAAAAGTCCAAAGGTAAAGCCGACCCCAAAGTGGCCAACAAAATTTTAACAGAACTACTAGAAAACTAA
- a CDS encoding LacI family DNA-binding transcriptional regulator, with protein MSEKHQLTLKDIAKELGLAVSTVSRALKSHPDISEETIKLVKDYAEKHHYVPNLLAVNFRKSKTFNIGLIIPELVHQFFSSIISGVLSESNAHGYNVMICQSNEHVEDEKKVAKALLNSRVDGVIISLSNETTEVAHLEEFLAAEIPVVQVDKIIETFDTPKVIVNDFSGAHQAVTELIKKGYHKVAHIRGRLNVQHSNERFRGYAEALKEHGKDYPDSYVKICKDLTKEEGYEFAKSLMESKNPPDAIFCVTDLVALGVMQYLKQHHIHVPDEVGVIGFSNWQLGEIISPTLSTVHQPGFELGEKATSLLIEKINNGLASPNEQVVLDADLIVRESVRS; from the coding sequence ATGTCCGAAAAGCATCAATTAACATTAAAAGACATTGCCAAGGAATTGGGCTTGGCGGTGTCCACGGTTTCCCGAGCACTGAAGTCGCACCCTGACATAAGCGAAGAGACAATCAAGCTGGTGAAGGATTATGCCGAAAAGCACCATTACGTGCCTAATCTTTTGGCAGTTAATTTTAGAAAAAGCAAAACGTTCAATATAGGGCTGATTATCCCTGAACTGGTCCATCAATTTTTTTCGTCCATTATTAGCGGTGTACTCAGCGAATCCAATGCACATGGCTACAATGTCATGATCTGCCAATCCAATGAACATGTAGAAGATGAGAAGAAAGTGGCCAAGGCACTGCTGAACAGCAGGGTGGATGGTGTGATCATTTCACTTTCCAATGAAACTACGGAGGTAGCCCATTTGGAGGAGTTTTTGGCGGCAGAGATTCCAGTAGTGCAAGTGGATAAGATCATTGAGACATTTGATACGCCCAAAGTGATTGTCAATGATTTCAGTGGAGCACATCAAGCCGTGACGGAATTGATAAAAAAAGGCTATCATAAGGTCGCTCATATTAGGGGCAGACTCAATGTACAGCACTCCAATGAGCGGTTCAGGGGATATGCGGAAGCCTTGAAGGAACATGGGAAGGACTATCCTGATTCTTACGTGAAGATATGCAAAGACCTTACGAAGGAGGAGGGGTATGAGTTTGCCAAATCCCTGATGGAATCCAAAAATCCTCCTGATGCTATCTTTTGCGTGACAGATTTGGTGGCCTTAGGGGTGATGCAGTACCTTAAGCAGCACCATATCCATGTGCCGGATGAAGTGGGAGTGATTGGCTTTAGCAATTGGCAACTGGGTGAAATCATCAGCCCTACACTAAGCACCGTGCACCAGCCGGGATTCGAATTGGGAGAAAAAGCAACCTCCTTATTAATTGAAAAAATCAATAACGGTTTGGCAAGTCCAAATGAACAAGTAGTGCTGGATGCTGATCTGATCGTAAGAGAATCGGTTAGGTCATGA
- the alaS gene encoding alanine--tRNA ligase, with protein sequence MDAKRIRSTFIEYFQSKQHQFVPSAPIVVKNDPTLMFTNAGMNQFKDYFLGNETPASTRATNSQKCLRVSGKHNDLEEVGVDTYHHTMFEMLGNWSFGDYFKKEAIAWSWELLTEVYKLPVDRLYVTVFEGDKGDGLERDMEAFDMWTEHVDKEKILFGDKTDNFWEMGDVGPCGPCSEIHIDLRPEAEIMAQPGKDLVNADHPQVIEVWNLVFIQFNRQANGSLSELPAKHIDTGMGFERLVRAIQNKTSNYDTDVFTPFIAAVEKKAGKKYGEDEKIDIAIRVIVDHIRAISFTIADGQLPSNNKAGYVIRRILRRAVRYGYTFLGFHEPFLHELLPLLSEHFGEMFPEVSAQEDFIAKVIYEEEAAFLRTLDNGLKRLDQIKADMANKGEQVISGKVAFELYDTFGFPLDLTSLIAREKGISVDEKGFDAEMTKQKNRSRAAAEQETGDWVQVGEDAGVQFVGYDSLETTSNIIKYREIKEKKNTKYQLVLDETPFYAESGGQVGDKGVLVGQDETIKVLDTKKENDLIVHFVEKLPQHPEATFTAKVDGTKRVLTMNNHTATHLLHAALKEVLGDHVQQKGSLVNEQLLRFDFSHFSKLNDEEIAQVERIVNRKVRENIPLLEQRNVPIEEAKKMGATALFGEKYGEFVRVITFDKDYSVELCGGTHVKATGRIGLFKIVSEGSISSGVRRIEAITADAAERYVNEQVDVVKSLQELLKSPKDITKAVEALVQERNELKKEMEALHLKQASVLKEELIKKLRPVGGSNQVIAKVTLPSADALKKLAFELKNEVDQIIAVIAADISGKPQIAVVIAESLVNEKSLNAGNAVRELAKEIQGGGGGQPFFATAGGKKIEGLDQVVIKAQEMFSSI encoded by the coding sequence ATGGACGCTAAAAGAATCAGAAGTACTTTTATCGAGTATTTCCAATCCAAGCAACATCAATTTGTACCTTCTGCACCTATCGTGGTCAAGAATGACCCGACACTTATGTTTACCAATGCAGGAATGAACCAGTTTAAGGATTATTTCCTTGGTAATGAGACTCCTGCGAGTACTCGGGCCACTAATAGCCAAAAGTGCCTGAGGGTTTCCGGTAAGCATAATGACTTGGAAGAAGTAGGGGTGGATACCTATCACCATACGATGTTTGAGATGCTGGGAAACTGGTCTTTTGGTGATTATTTTAAGAAAGAAGCTATTGCCTGGTCTTGGGAGCTATTGACAGAAGTATACAAGTTGCCGGTGGACAGGCTTTATGTGACGGTATTCGAAGGGGATAAAGGAGATGGACTGGAGCGGGACATGGAAGCCTTTGATATGTGGACTGAGCATGTGGACAAGGAAAAGATCCTTTTTGGTGACAAAACAGACAACTTCTGGGAAATGGGCGATGTAGGGCCTTGTGGTCCTTGTTCTGAAATCCATATTGACCTTCGACCAGAAGCCGAAATCATGGCCCAGCCGGGCAAAGACTTGGTCAATGCTGACCATCCACAGGTCATAGAAGTATGGAACTTGGTTTTTATCCAGTTTAATAGGCAGGCCAACGGCAGTCTTTCAGAGCTTCCGGCCAAGCATATCGATACAGGAATGGGTTTTGAGCGACTGGTTCGTGCCATCCAGAACAAGACTTCCAATTACGATACTGATGTTTTTACGCCTTTTATCGCCGCTGTGGAGAAGAAGGCCGGGAAGAAATATGGAGAAGACGAGAAGATCGATATTGCCATCCGAGTGATCGTAGATCATATCCGTGCGATATCCTTTACCATTGCAGATGGACAGTTGCCATCCAATAACAAAGCTGGGTATGTGATCAGGAGGATTTTGAGGAGAGCCGTGCGGTATGGATATACCTTTCTCGGCTTTCATGAGCCTTTCCTCCATGAATTGTTGCCGCTGCTCTCAGAGCATTTTGGAGAGATGTTTCCTGAGGTTTCCGCACAGGAAGATTTTATTGCCAAAGTCATTTATGAAGAGGAGGCAGCTTTCTTGCGTACCTTGGATAATGGACTGAAGCGACTTGACCAAATCAAAGCGGATATGGCGAACAAAGGAGAGCAGGTGATTTCCGGCAAAGTGGCCTTCGAGCTGTACGATACCTTTGGGTTTCCACTGGATCTGACCTCCTTGATTGCAAGGGAAAAGGGCATTTCGGTGGATGAAAAAGGCTTTGATGCGGAAATGACCAAGCAGAAAAATCGCTCTAGGGCTGCAGCAGAACAGGAGACCGGTGACTGGGTGCAGGTCGGTGAAGATGCGGGAGTGCAGTTTGTGGGATATGACAGTCTGGAGACCACCAGCAATATCATCAAGTACAGGGAAATCAAAGAGAAGAAAAATACCAAATATCAATTGGTGTTGGATGAAACACCTTTCTATGCTGAAAGTGGCGGGCAAGTTGGCGATAAGGGCGTGCTGGTAGGACAGGATGAAACCATCAAGGTCCTTGACACCAAAAAGGAGAATGACCTTATTGTGCATTTTGTGGAAAAACTTCCTCAACATCCCGAAGCCACTTTTACGGCTAAAGTGGATGGAACAAAGAGGGTATTGACCATGAACAACCATACCGCCACCCATTTGCTTCATGCAGCACTTAAGGAAGTGTTGGGAGATCATGTGCAGCAAAAGGGATCATTGGTAAATGAGCAACTATTACGCTTTGATTTTTCCCACTTTAGCAAACTAAATGATGAGGAAATTGCGCAGGTGGAGCGTATCGTCAATCGGAAGGTGCGAGAGAATATCCCATTGCTCGAGCAAAGAAATGTGCCTATAGAAGAGGCAAAGAAAATGGGAGCTACGGCGCTATTTGGTGAAAAATACGGAGAATTTGTCCGTGTAATTACTTTTGACAAAGACTATTCCGTGGAACTATGCGGAGGGACACATGTCAAAGCTACTGGCCGAATCGGTCTGTTCAAGATTGTTTCGGAAGGGTCGATCTCTTCTGGCGTGAGAAGGATAGAAGCGATTACGGCAGATGCCGCTGAGCGATATGTAAATGAGCAAGTGGATGTGGTGAAGTCCCTTCAGGAATTGCTGAAAAGCCCTAAAGATATCACCAAAGCCGTAGAAGCGCTGGTACAAGAGCGAAATGAATTGAAAAAGGAGATGGAGGCACTTCACCTGAAGCAAGCCAGTGTCCTAAAAGAAGAACTGATCAAGAAACTTCGGCCGGTGGGAGGAAGCAATCAGGTCATTGCCAAGGTAACCCTTCCTTCTGCGGATGCGCTAAAGAAATTGGCATTTGAATTGAAGAACGAGGTAGACCAAATAATAGCGGTCATTGCAGCGGACATCAGTGGCAAGCCCCAAATTGCCGTTGTGATAGCCGAATCATTGGTCAATGAAAAATCACTCAATGCAGGTAATGCCGTCCGCGAACTGGCCAAAGAAATCCAAGGCGGCGGCGGCGGACAGCCTTTCTTTGCTACGGCCGGAGGAAAGAAGATAGAAGGTCTCGATCAGGTCGTCATAAAGGCCCAAGAGATGTTTTCTTCCATCTGA